The Mauremys mutica isolate MM-2020 ecotype Southern chromosome 1, ASM2049712v1, whole genome shotgun sequence genome has a segment encoding these proteins:
- the CCT2 gene encoding T-complex protein 1 subunit beta, producing MASLSLAPVNIFKAGADEEKAETARLSSFVGAIAIGDLVKSTLGPKGMDKILLSTGRDGTVTVTNDGATILKSIGVDNPAAKVLVDMSMVQDDEVGDGTTSVTVLAAELLREAEALIAKKIHPQTIIAGWREATKAAREVLLKSAVDHGDDEIKFREDLMNIAGTTLSSKLLTHHKNHFTKLAVEAVLRLKGSGNLEAIHIIKKLGGSLIDSYLDEGFLLDKKIGVNQPKRIENAKILIANTGMDTDKIKVFGSRVRVDSTAKVAEIEQAEKEKMKEKVERILKHGINCFINRQLIYNYPEQLFGAAGVMAIEHADFAGVERLALVTGGEIASTFDHPELVKLGSCKLIEEVMIGEDKLIHFSGVAMGEACTIVLRGATQQIIDEAERSLHDALCVLAQTVKDTRTVYGGGCSEMLMANAVTEVANRTPGKESVAMESFAKALRMIPTIIADNAGYDSADLVSQLRAAHSEGKTTYGLDMKDGVIGDMATLGITESFQVKRQVLLSAAEAAEMIIRVDDIIKAAPRKRVPDHRPC from the exons ATG GCCTCCCTTTCCCTTGCACCTGTGAATATTTTCAAGGCAGGAGCAGATGAAGAAAAAGCAGAGACAGCTCGGTTG TCATCCTTCGTTGGTGCTATTGCCATTGGAGACCTGGTTAAGAGCACTCTGGGACCTAAAGGCATG GACAAGATTCTTCTAAGTACTGGAAGAGATGGCACAGTGACAGTAACCAATGATGGTGCAACCATCCTAAAATCTATTGGAGTTGACAACCCAGCTGCCAAGGTTTTGGTTG ATATGTCGATGGTTCAAGATGATGAGGTTGGTGATGGAACTACATCTGTAACTGTGCTGGCAGCTGAATTACTTAGG GAGGCAGAAGCATTAATTGCAAAGAAGATTCATCCTCAAACCATCATTGCAGGTTGGAGAGAAGCTACAAAAGCAGCAAGAGAGGTCCTCTTGAAATCTGCAGTGGATCATGG TGATGATGAAATAAAGTTCCGTGAAGACTTAATGAACATTGCAGGGACCACGCTGTCCTCAAAACTACTTACTCATCATAAAAATCACTTTACTAAACTAGCAGTGGAAGCTGTTCTTAGACTGAAAGGATCTGGTAATTTGGAAGCTATCCATATTATCAAGAAACTAGGTGGAAGTCTGATAGACTCTTACTTAGATGAAG GCTTTCTGCTAGATAAAAAGATTGGTGTCAACCAGCCAAAAAGAATTGAAAATGCAAAGATACTTATTGCAAACACTGGTATGGATACAGATAAAATTAAG gtCTTTGGCTCTCGTGTAAGAGTGGATTCGACAGCAAAGGTAGCAGAAATAGAacaagcagaaaaagaaaaaatgaaagagaAGGTTGAACGTATTCTTAAGCATGGAATAAACTGCTTTATTAACAG GCAACTGATTTATAACTACCCCGAACAGCTGTTTGGTGCTGCTGGTGTTATGGCTATTGAACATGCAGACTTTGCAGGTGTAGAACGTCTGGCTCTTGTTACAG GTGGTGAAATTGCTTCAACCTTTGATCACCCAGAGCTGGTAAAACTAGGAAGTTGCAAGCTTATTGAAGAGGTTATGATTGGAGAAGATAAGCTCATTCACTTCTCTGGTGTAGCTATGG GTGAAGCTTGCACCATAGTGCTGCGTGGAGCAACACAGCAGATTATAGATGAAGCTGAAAGGTCTTTGCATGATGCTCTGTGTGTCCTTGCCCAAACTGTGAAAGATACTAGGACTGTCTATGGTGGAG GTTGCTCAGAGATGCTGATGGCTAATGCTGTCACAGAGGTTGCCAACAGAACGCCAGGCAAAGAATCTGTTGCAATGGAGTCTTTTGCGAAGGCCTTGAGAATG ATCCCAACCATTATAGCTGATAATGCTGGCTATGACAGTGCAGATCTGGTGTCTCAGCTCAGAGCTGCTCACAGTGAGGGGAAAACAACTTATGGGCTTG ataTGAAAGATGGTGTCATTGGAGACATGGCAACCCTGGGAATAACTGAAAGCTTCCAAGTCAAGAGACAAGTTCTGCTGAGTGCAGCTGAAGCAGCAGAAATGATTATTCGTGTGGATGACATTATTAAAGCAGCACCAAG